A genomic stretch from Sphingobacterium sp. ML3W includes:
- a CDS encoding aminotransferase class V-fold PLP-dependent enzyme, with translation MNSPYSKHFDIDTAITYLTTPGSGLLSRETKQWRAQRDQEFHDSNTTLREQQGAALDSCRNTLGQFFNCSGNNVFLSSCFSFAFNALLAGLPKHYKVLLLDNDYPSVNFPTIITGFEHSFVTMDEQLEANILDAIATFKPDVLILSIVQYISGLKIDLSFIQELKHQHPELLIIGDGTQFLGTDLFDFNTSGFDAVLSSGYKWLMAGFGNGFILLNDQLKEILYADVQKNYSYLNNQWMNKSVVQLCFEPGHLDTLAHGTLQQSLMQFEQWGYAETVSYTQDLLAQARVELANRGLLLDSIINRRPQSNIFNIQINPNNFQLLIDEGIRCFPRGTGIRVGFHLYNDHADLEKLLHIIDTKIN, from the coding sequence ATGAACAGTCCCTATAGCAAACATTTTGATATTGACACAGCGATAACTTACTTGACTACACCTGGCTCAGGTCTACTTTCACGTGAAACAAAGCAATGGCGTGCGCAACGGGATCAAGAATTCCATGATTCGAACACAACACTTCGTGAACAACAGGGTGCGGCATTGGATTCCTGCCGAAATACACTTGGACAATTCTTCAATTGCTCCGGGAACAACGTGTTTCTGTCAAGCTGCTTTTCTTTTGCATTCAACGCATTGTTAGCGGGCCTACCTAAACATTATAAGGTTCTGCTTTTGGATAATGATTATCCTTCGGTAAATTTCCCAACAATAATAACTGGGTTTGAGCACAGTTTCGTCACTATGGACGAACAGCTTGAGGCTAATATATTGGATGCTATAGCTACCTTTAAGCCAGATGTACTTATTCTATCAATTGTTCAGTATATCTCTGGTTTAAAAATAGACCTTTCTTTTATACAGGAATTAAAACATCAGCATCCTGAATTGCTAATTATTGGTGATGGTACACAATTTTTAGGAACAGATTTATTTGATTTTAATACTTCAGGCTTCGACGCCGTGCTAAGTAGCGGATATAAATGGCTTATGGCTGGATTCGGAAATGGTTTTATTCTATTAAACGATCAGCTTAAAGAAATCCTCTATGCTGACGTACAAAAAAACTACAGTTATCTCAACAATCAATGGATGAATAAATCTGTTGTTCAACTTTGCTTTGAACCGGGGCATTTGGACACCTTAGCTCATGGAACCCTGCAACAGTCTCTGATGCAGTTTGAACAATGGGGTTATGCTGAAACCGTTTCATACACACAAGATCTGTTGGCGCAAGCAAGGGTTGAACTGGCCAATAGAGGGCTACTACTTGATAGCATTATCAATAGACGTCCACAAAGCAATATCTTCAATATACAGATTAATCCAAACAATTTTCAACTCCTGATAGATGAGGGTATAAGATGTTTTCCTCGCGGTACTGGCATTCGTGTTGGATTCCACCTCTACAATGACCATGCAGATCTTGAAAAGCTATTACATATTATAGATACAAAAATAAATTAA
- the hemB gene encoding porphobilinogen synthase: MLQRPRRNRKSAVIRDMIQETRLDASNLIFPLFIVDGQNQKTEVKSMPGIYRYSIDNLLKEVESCLKLGLRSFDLFPNIEESLKDKYATESYRDGSLYLRAIAAVKQNFPEACIVTDVAMDPYSSDGHDGIVENGEILNDETLEVLGKMALAHAQSGADIIAPSDMMDGRIGYIRELLDHNGFTNVSLMSYTAKYASAYYGPFRDALGSAPKHGDKKTYQMNPANAKEALIEAQLDAQEGADFLMVKPGLPYLDIVKLLADNFDLPIAVYNVSGEYAMLKAAIQNGWLDERVILETLLSFRRAGATAILSYHAKEVLEKGFI, translated from the coding sequence ATGTTACAACGTCCGAGAAGAAATCGTAAATCTGCCGTGATTCGCGACATGATTCAAGAGACACGTTTAGACGCGTCAAATTTGATTTTTCCACTTTTTATTGTAGATGGCCAAAATCAAAAAACCGAGGTTAAATCAATGCCGGGTATCTACCGCTATTCAATAGATAACTTATTGAAAGAAGTGGAGAGCTGCCTCAAATTAGGCTTACGTTCATTTGACCTATTTCCCAATATCGAAGAATCATTGAAGGACAAATACGCGACGGAGAGTTACCGTGACGGAAGTTTGTATTTACGCGCTATTGCAGCAGTAAAGCAAAATTTCCCCGAAGCCTGTATTGTTACGGATGTAGCGATGGATCCTTACAGCAGCGATGGTCATGATGGGATTGTCGAAAATGGCGAGATCCTAAACGACGAAACATTGGAAGTATTGGGCAAGATGGCACTCGCACATGCGCAGTCCGGTGCAGATATTATCGCACCATCCGATATGATGGACGGACGTATCGGGTATATTCGTGAGCTATTAGACCATAATGGTTTCACAAACGTGTCTTTAATGTCGTATACGGCGAAGTATGCATCAGCATATTATGGCCCTTTCAGAGATGCCTTGGGTTCTGCTCCTAAACATGGGGACAAGAAAACGTATCAGATGAACCCAGCAAATGCAAAGGAAGCACTTATCGAGGCCCAGTTAGATGCACAAGAAGGTGCGGATTTTCTAATGGTTAAACCAGGTCTTCCTTATTTAGATATTGTGAAACTTCTCGCTGATAATTTTGATCTCCCAATCGCGGTGTATAATGTCAGTGGTGAGTATGCCATGTTAAAAGCTGCCATTCAAAATGGTTGGTTGGATGAACGTGTGATCCTGGAAACGTTATTAAGTTTCAGACGTGCGGGCGCAACAGCAATTTTATCCTACCACGCCAAAGAAGTTCTGGAAAAAGGTTTTATTTAG
- the hemC gene encoding hydroxymethylbilane synthase, with translation MNRKLIIGTRGSVLAMWQANFVKDRLQEIGIEAELKVIKTQGDIIQHLRLDKLEGKGFFTKELEEELLNGTIDLAVHSHKDLPTINPPGLIIAAVSEREDPSELLIIHKDCVDIKKRLSLKHNATVGTSSNRRKAQISALRPDLEFDDLRGNLQTRMQKLRDEQYDAIVLAKAGISRIEMDITDFHVEEIPPVEIIPAPAQGVLAIQIREVDKELFAALQPLNNNEVATTIAVERLVLNKFDAGCHAPLGCYCRKSGDEYEAWASIADTSEDFPDRVYLRDTDPTRLAERIFSKYAKDRKLPQSVFISREVDENSYFARAMAKHNITIEGRSLIKIFPIINKLDPFILKHVDWIIFSSKNGIEHFFNLEPRLSKKTKIGVIGRGSEEILRKYDRVADFSGDSEGINMDEIAKKFAELANGGTVLIPRAKESLETIQKALSPETKIINIPVYETVLEEDVDPSNAEVLVFTSPSNVEAYFADNLLEPGQKVICIGRSTGAKFDEMNVPYTLPYSPDEIGLSEAVFGLEY, from the coding sequence GTGAATAGAAAACTAATTATTGGCACCCGGGGAAGTGTTCTTGCAATGTGGCAGGCAAATTTTGTGAAAGACCGACTACAGGAAATCGGTATCGAAGCAGAGTTAAAAGTCATCAAAACTCAAGGTGATATTATTCAGCACCTCCGTCTGGATAAATTGGAAGGTAAAGGATTTTTCACCAAAGAACTTGAGGAAGAACTTTTAAACGGGACCATTGATTTAGCTGTACACTCACACAAAGATTTACCTACAATCAATCCGCCGGGATTGATTATTGCCGCCGTTTCTGAACGGGAGGATCCTTCCGAATTATTGATTATCCACAAGGATTGTGTAGATATCAAGAAGCGTCTATCCCTAAAACATAACGCAACTGTCGGAACATCTTCCAACCGTAGAAAAGCACAAATATCAGCTTTACGTCCAGACCTGGAATTCGATGATCTAAGAGGTAACCTCCAGACAAGAATGCAGAAGCTGCGGGACGAACAATACGATGCGATTGTGCTGGCAAAAGCCGGTATCAGCCGTATCGAAATGGATATCACAGATTTTCATGTCGAAGAAATTCCACCAGTAGAAATTATCCCAGCTCCAGCACAGGGTGTATTAGCGATTCAGATCCGTGAAGTCGATAAAGAACTCTTTGCTGCATTGCAACCACTAAATAACAATGAGGTCGCTACAACCATCGCTGTAGAACGTTTGGTATTGAACAAATTTGACGCTGGATGTCATGCACCACTCGGATGTTATTGCCGAAAAAGTGGTGATGAGTACGAAGCTTGGGCTTCCATTGCCGATACAAGTGAAGACTTTCCTGACCGTGTATACTTGAGAGATACTGATCCAACCAGACTGGCTGAGCGCATTTTCAGTAAGTACGCAAAAGATCGTAAGTTGCCGCAATCTGTCTTTATTTCCAGGGAGGTAGACGAAAATTCCTACTTCGCCCGTGCGATGGCCAAACATAATATCACTATCGAAGGCCGTTCATTGATCAAAATATTTCCGATCATCAATAAGTTGGATCCTTTTATCTTAAAACATGTCGATTGGATCATATTTTCAAGTAAGAACGGGATTGAGCATTTCTTCAATCTGGAGCCGCGGTTAAGTAAAAAGACCAAAATAGGCGTTATCGGCCGTGGTTCGGAAGAAATACTACGTAAGTACGATCGTGTAGCGGATTTTTCCGGTGACAGCGAAGGTATTAACATGGATGAAATCGCCAAGAAATTTGCCGAATTGGCAAATGGTGGAACGGTACTTATCCCGCGCGCAAAGGAATCGCTTGAGACTATTCAGAAAGCATTAAGCCCAGAGACTAAAATCATTAATATCCCAGTCTATGAGACTGTATTGGAAGAGGACGTCGATCCATCCAATGCAGAAGTACTGGTATTTACAAGCCCTAGTAATGTAGAGGCTTATTTTGCGGACAATCTTTTAGAACCGGGACAAAAAGTCATCTGCATCGGTCGTTCAACCGGAGCCAAGTTTGATGAGATGAATGTTCCTTATACACTTCCCTATTCACCAGACGAAATTGGTCTCTCAGAGGCTGTTTTTGGCCTGGAATATTAA
- a CDS encoding aldose epimerase family protein, with product MTKYQSLIPKYFEGIIEGKNTHLLLLKNEGGMQVLLTDYGARIVSILVPDNKGNLVDVALGFDSIQGYLESDEKYHGCTAGRFANRIANGKFEINGNQYTLPQNNGINCLHGGISGFHDKVWDRRVTYQSHVEFYYVSKDGEEGFPGNIKVMVSYTLTRNNEIVIKYHAQSDADTHVNLTNHTYFNLDGEGSGDVLQQVLQINSDEVLFVDENQIPNAIVPVEGTPFDFRTPKKIAQDITENDEQLISAKGYDHCYVNNKPISQPCAMVYSKNTGIQLDVFTTEPGVQLYTGNWMTGNDIGKRGNKYLPYAGFCLETQHFPDSPNQGEFPSTLLKAGAQFDSETHFKFSIKK from the coding sequence ATGACTAAATATCAATCACTTATTCCAAAATATTTTGAAGGCATTATAGAGGGAAAAAACACCCATTTACTTTTATTAAAAAATGAGGGTGGTATGCAGGTGCTCTTAACGGATTATGGCGCGCGCATTGTCAGTATCTTAGTCCCCGATAACAAAGGTAATCTGGTTGATGTAGCCCTAGGCTTTGATTCAATACAGGGCTATCTGGAATCAGACGAAAAATACCATGGCTGTACTGCTGGCCGTTTTGCAAACCGTATTGCAAATGGCAAATTTGAAATTAATGGAAATCAGTATACACTTCCTCAAAATAATGGGATCAATTGTTTGCATGGCGGTATCTCAGGCTTCCACGATAAAGTTTGGGATCGCAGAGTGACCTATCAATCCCATGTAGAATTTTACTATGTTTCTAAAGATGGTGAAGAAGGCTTCCCTGGGAATATAAAAGTAATGGTTTCTTATACCCTAACCAGAAACAACGAAATCGTCATCAAATACCACGCGCAATCAGATGCTGACACACATGTTAATTTAACAAATCACACTTATTTCAATCTTGATGGGGAAGGAAGTGGAGATGTATTGCAACAGGTGCTTCAAATAAATTCAGATGAGGTGCTATTTGTTGATGAAAATCAAATACCCAACGCGATCGTACCAGTTGAAGGCACTCCTTTTGACTTTAGAACCCCAAAAAAGATTGCGCAGGATATCACAGAAAATGATGAACAGCTCATCTCGGCCAAAGGTTACGATCATTGTTATGTCAATAATAAACCAATCTCGCAGCCCTGTGCAATGGTCTATTCAAAAAACACAGGAATACAGCTAGATGTATTCACTACCGAGCCAGGCGTGCAGCTTTACACAGGGAATTGGATGACAGGAAACGACATCGGTAAAAGAGGAAATAAATATTTGCCCTATGCGGGATTTTGTCTAGAAACACAGCATTTCCCCGATAGTCCCAATCAAGGGGAATTTCCTTCAACCTTGTTAAAAGCCGGAGCGCAATTTGATTCAGAAACACACTTCAAGTTTTCAATAAAGAAATAA
- the aat gene encoding leucyl/phenylalanyl-tRNA--protein transferase, whose protein sequence is MIFELDSKKLDFPHPSYAEKDGLLAIGGDLSAERLLLAYSNGIFPWFSDDSPILWYAPNPRFVIYPSKIKISKSMASCIRKNTFSISIDQNFNEVIKSCSSINRKDQDGTWITEDMIRAYTALYTMGYAHSVEVWQEGLLVGGLYGVLIDGVFCGESMFSKVPNASKAALIYLAQEIDLQLIDCQFHTIHLESMGGEYLPLSDYLAILTKDPRYEQSL, encoded by the coding sequence ATGATATTTGAACTGGATAGCAAAAAGCTGGATTTTCCACATCCGAGCTACGCCGAAAAAGATGGCCTATTGGCCATCGGAGGTGACCTTTCGGCTGAACGGCTATTATTAGCTTATAGCAATGGTATTTTTCCTTGGTTTAGTGATGATAGTCCAATATTATGGTATGCACCTAATCCACGGTTCGTTATTTATCCATCCAAGATAAAGATCAGTAAAAGTATGGCTTCCTGTATACGGAAGAATACATTTTCGATCTCCATAGACCAAAACTTCAATGAAGTCATTAAGTCCTGTTCTTCGATCAATAGAAAGGATCAGGATGGAACATGGATCACAGAAGACATGATCAGGGCCTATACAGCCCTATATACCATGGGCTATGCCCATTCTGTTGAAGTGTGGCAAGAGGGGCTACTTGTAGGCGGACTTTATGGCGTTCTGATCGATGGTGTATTTTGCGGTGAAAGCATGTTTTCCAAAGTACCAAATGCATCCAAAGCTGCATTGATCTATCTAGCACAGGAAATAGACCTACAGTTGATTGACTGCCAATTTCATACCATCCATTTGGAGAGTATGGGCGGTGAATACCTTCCCTTATCAGATTATTTAGCAATACTAACAAAAGATCCAAGATATGAACAGTCCCTATAG
- a CDS encoding DUF4252 domain-containing protein translates to MKRLLTLLCLIGVLFSLQSCIIKKGSNMDFVRGSNVSNNAEIVAINLPMWLTKPFIKKALQDENDEDAQVMAGIVKKLKKFRMMTLSNNDREKNMLILEDYHKFLKKNKFEELLVINSEGEEISINARIDKDNVISRVSLLVHDEGDESVFMDIKGKFSLDELVQGLNKIKSKDKKLATKLADTHTVIQQEL, encoded by the coding sequence ATGAAAAGATTACTAACATTGTTATGCCTTATTGGAGTGCTATTTTCATTGCAATCCTGTATCATCAAAAAAGGCTCCAACATGGATTTTGTTAGGGGATCCAATGTTTCGAATAATGCAGAGATCGTTGCCATTAATTTGCCGATGTGGTTGACAAAACCATTTATCAAAAAGGCATTGCAGGATGAGAACGACGAGGATGCACAGGTCATGGCGGGCATCGTCAAAAAGTTGAAAAAATTCAGGATGATGACATTATCAAACAATGATCGCGAAAAGAATATGTTGATATTGGAAGATTACCATAAGTTTTTAAAGAAGAACAAATTTGAGGAGCTACTGGTGATCAACAGTGAAGGGGAGGAAATATCGATTAATGCACGTATTGATAAAGATAATGTGATCAGCCGGGTTTCGCTATTGGTACATGACGAAGGAGATGAAAGTGTATTTATGGATATAAAAGGTAAGTTTTCACTGGATGAACTTGTTCAGGGATTGAATAAGATAAAATCAAAGGATAAAAAGCTCGCCACAAAGTTGGCTGATACCCATACTGTAATTCAACAGGAACTTTAG
- the argH gene encoding argininosuccinate lyase — MKIWQKNIDVDSFVESFTVGNDRVMDLQLAAADVLGSLAHTRMLNSINLMTDEDLVVVQKELKNIYKEILAGDFQIEDSVEDVHSQVEMLLTQRIGEAGKKIHSGRSRNDQVLVDLKLYFRSEIQNIIQNTESFFNELIQLSERYKHVLIPGYTHLQIAMPSSFGLWFGAYAESLVDDLEMMKAAWKVCNKNPLGSAAGYGSSFPLNRTMTTQLLGFEDLNYNVVYAQMGRGKTERILAQGMSSIAATLAKFAMDVCLYINQNFGFISFPAHLTTGSSIMPHKKNPDVFELIRSRCNKIQALPNEIALMTTNLPSGYHRDLQLLKENLFPAFKSLNECLEIATFMLANISVKDNILDDPKYDYLFSVEVVNNEVLKGVPFREAYRTIGIDIDEGRFKPSKEVNHTHEGSIGNLCNDQIQRMFQQVKATFEFEKVEKALEELVK, encoded by the coding sequence ATGAAAATCTGGCAAAAAAATATAGATGTTGATTCATTTGTGGAATCATTTACTGTAGGTAATGACCGTGTGATGGACCTACAACTTGCGGCAGCGGACGTATTGGGCTCTTTGGCGCATACACGTATGTTAAATAGTATCAACCTCATGACTGATGAAGATCTTGTTGTGGTACAGAAGGAATTGAAAAATATCTATAAAGAAATTTTAGCAGGGGATTTTCAGATTGAAGATTCGGTAGAAGACGTACATTCACAGGTTGAGATGCTACTTACACAGCGTATTGGTGAAGCAGGTAAAAAAATTCATTCAGGTCGATCCCGCAATGATCAGGTACTCGTAGATCTGAAATTATACTTCCGTTCCGAAATCCAAAATATTATTCAGAATACGGAGTCTTTCTTCAATGAATTGATTCAACTTAGTGAGCGTTATAAGCATGTTTTGATTCCGGGATATACACATCTTCAAATTGCGATGCCTTCATCCTTTGGTTTGTGGTTTGGCGCCTATGCAGAAAGTTTAGTGGATGACCTTGAAATGATGAAAGCTGCATGGAAGGTCTGTAATAAGAACCCCCTGGGATCTGCTGCGGGCTATGGTTCATCTTTTCCACTAAATAGAACGATGACAACCCAGTTATTGGGCTTTGAAGATTTGAATTATAATGTGGTTTATGCACAGATGGGGAGAGGAAAGACCGAGCGTATTCTGGCACAGGGGATGAGTTCTATTGCGGCAACCCTAGCTAAATTCGCGATGGATGTCTGTCTATATATCAATCAAAATTTTGGTTTTATATCCTTTCCGGCACATTTGACAACGGGCTCCAGTATAATGCCACATAAAAAGAACCCTGATGTATTTGAGCTAATTCGGTCCCGTTGTAATAAAATTCAGGCCTTACCGAATGAAATTGCTTTGATGACAACGAACCTTCCTTCAGGTTATCACAGAGATCTCCAGCTGTTGAAAGAAAATCTCTTCCCAGCATTTAAGTCACTTAATGAATGTCTTGAAATAGCTACGTTTATGCTGGCAAATATTTCTGTAAAAGACAATATTCTTGATGATCCCAAATACGATTATCTATTCTCGGTAGAGGTTGTAAACAATGAGGTGCTCAAAGGCGTGCCTTTCCGCGAAGCATATCGGACTATTGGTATTGATATTGATGAGGGACGTTTCAAACCATCGAAAGAAGTAAATCATACACATGAAGGTAGTATTGGGAATCTATGTAATGATCAGATTCAGCGCATGTTTCAGCAGGTGAAAGCGACTTTCGAATTCGAAAAAGTAGAAAAGGCCCTGGAAGAATTGGTGAAATAA
- the hemL gene encoding glutamate-1-semialdehyde 2,1-aminomutase — MQAPDISRAKSAELFEKAKQYFPGGVNSPVRAFKSVFGTPLFIERGDKARLWDADGNEFIDFCCSWGPLILGHNNDQVREAVAAQLGKGLSFGAPTALENQLAELIIEKNKYIEKIRFVSSGTEAVMSAIRLARGYTKRDKIIKFDGCYHGHSDSLLVKAGSGLVTFGETSSAGVPKAFAEETIVIELNDKDALRAAFTEFKDQIAAVIIEGIPANNGLLMQSKEYMHFLRDITKENGSMLIMDEVITGFRIGFEGASAYYEIQPDIITYGKIIGGGMPVGAYGASKELMACISPDGAVYQAGTLSGNPVAMAAGIAALTILAQDDFYTNLNAKTAAFVQDLRDYIAEKGYQVQLFHVASIFWFAFTEQEDIKKASEIDHASMESYKIMHRELLNRGIYFGPSGYEVGFVSAAHTDADLNTAKKHIFDALDIVFHS; from the coding sequence ATGCAAGCACCTGATATTTCAAGAGCAAAATCTGCTGAATTATTTGAAAAAGCAAAACAATATTTCCCCGGCGGTGTGAATTCTCCGGTTCGGGCTTTTAAATCCGTATTTGGCACCCCATTATTTATAGAACGAGGTGACAAAGCACGTCTTTGGGATGCCGATGGCAATGAGTTCATCGATTTCTGCTGTTCGTGGGGTCCTTTGATTTTGGGACACAATAATGATCAAGTTCGCGAGGCCGTTGCAGCACAATTAGGTAAAGGATTGAGTTTTGGTGCACCTACTGCTCTGGAAAATCAACTCGCCGAATTAATTATTGAAAAAAATAAATATATCGAGAAAATCCGCTTCGTCAGTTCAGGAACCGAGGCTGTGATGTCCGCAATCCGCTTGGCAAGAGGATATACCAAACGCGATAAGATTATCAAATTTGACGGATGTTACCATGGTCATTCGGATTCGCTTTTAGTGAAGGCTGGTTCTGGATTGGTTACTTTCGGAGAAACTTCTTCGGCAGGCGTTCCCAAAGCTTTTGCAGAGGAAACGATCGTCATCGAATTAAATGACAAAGACGCGCTGAGAGCTGCTTTTACAGAATTTAAAGATCAGATTGCTGCAGTGATCATTGAAGGTATTCCAGCCAACAATGGTCTATTAATGCAATCCAAAGAATACATGCATTTCCTGCGTGATATCACAAAAGAAAATGGGAGTATGCTAATCATGGATGAGGTCATCACCGGATTCCGGATCGGTTTTGAAGGAGCCTCTGCTTACTACGAAATACAGCCAGATATTATTACCTATGGCAAGATCATAGGCGGTGGTATGCCAGTGGGAGCCTATGGAGCATCCAAAGAGCTTATGGCATGTATATCACCTGACGGTGCCGTTTATCAAGCTGGTACCTTGTCAGGGAATCCTGTGGCCATGGCAGCAGGTATTGCAGCCCTGACTATTTTGGCGCAAGATGATTTCTACACAAACTTAAATGCGAAAACTGCGGCATTCGTTCAAGATCTTCGTGATTATATCGCTGAAAAAGGCTATCAAGTACAATTATTCCATGTTGCCTCTATCTTCTGGTTTGCATTTACTGAGCAAGAAGATATCAAGAAAGCAAGTGAAATTGATCACGCTTCCATGGAATCATACAAAATCATGCACCGCGAACTCCTGAATAGAGGGATTTACTTCGGTCCTTCGGGCTATGAAGTTGGTTTTGTTTCTGCTGCGCATACTGACGCGGATTTAAATACCGCCAAGAAGCATATTTTCGATGCCTTGGACATCGTCTTTCATTCATAA
- the rbfA gene encoding 30S ribosome-binding factor RbfA: MGTESKRQQRFAGVIQQDLAALFQRDGKAWAPGAFITVTRVRVTPDLAIARVYLSFLNTKTAQEDIKAIRTKTSEIRYKLGSKIKNQVKIVPQLDFFLDDTNEYVEHMDKLFEEISKEPRQPEE; the protein is encoded by the coding sequence ATGGGAACAGAAAGCAAGAGACAGCAACGTTTTGCTGGGGTCATTCAACAGGATTTAGCAGCATTATTTCAACGCGATGGCAAGGCATGGGCTCCAGGGGCATTCATTACGGTTACACGTGTTCGAGTTACTCCCGATCTAGCTATCGCACGTGTTTATTTAAGCTTTCTAAACACGAAGACTGCACAGGAAGATATTAAAGCTATTCGTACCAAAACATCTGAGATACGCTATAAGTTGGGATCAAAAATTAAAAACCAGGTAAAAATTGTCCCTCAATTGGACTTTTTCCTTGATGACACCAATGAATATGTGGAGCACATGGACAAATTATTTGAAGAAATAAGTAAAGAGCCACGCCAACCAGAAGAATAA
- the hemA gene encoding glutamyl-tRNA reductase, with product MKNLKVLAFTHKHVELKDLGNLVICNEDLESRLISLKHSLDIPEIFYIGTCNRVEFVFYGAHELTNEFIAEFMGKLNFCVPQERLQCYLGQVNKYEGMDALHHLLRMSCSLESLVVGEKEILAQVRRAYDRCREAGFTGDFLRLMMDRLVKTAKEVYTYTKISRNPISVVSLAYRKLRELKLIENPRIVIIGSGETNQNLAKYFQKNQKAKFVVFNRTLENANALAEELNAEAYPLACIGEYKEGFDILITCTGAPTSIIDNTLYQSLLNGETDKKIIIDLAVPNDIDAEVVKNHPIHYIEVSSLQAIAEKNIQERYNELDSAEKIIQDNIQEFLPLIKQRRVEVAMREVPEKIKEIKSFALNEVFAQEVQALTPEAREVLEKVINYMEKKYIKVPMVMAKEILVKTPETEKN from the coding sequence TTGAAAAATCTTAAAGTATTAGCGTTTACTCATAAACATGTCGAATTAAAAGATCTAGGTAATCTAGTGATCTGCAATGAGGATTTAGAAAGTCGCCTCATTAGCCTAAAACACAGCCTAGATATTCCGGAGATCTTTTACATTGGTACTTGTAACCGAGTAGAGTTTGTATTTTATGGAGCTCACGAATTGACCAACGAATTTATTGCGGAGTTTATGGGAAAATTGAATTTCTGTGTTCCGCAAGAGCGACTTCAATGTTATTTGGGTCAGGTCAACAAATATGAAGGAATGGATGCCTTACATCATTTACTTCGTATGTCCTGCTCACTTGAAAGCCTTGTTGTTGGCGAAAAAGAAATTTTGGCGCAGGTACGTAGAGCTTATGATCGCTGTAGAGAAGCCGGTTTTACGGGTGATTTCCTTCGTCTAATGATGGACAGACTGGTAAAGACAGCAAAAGAAGTTTATACCTATACTAAAATTTCCAGAAACCCGATTTCTGTTGTCTCCCTTGCCTACCGCAAACTTCGCGAATTAAAGTTAATTGAAAACCCTAGAATCGTCATTATCGGATCAGGGGAAACAAACCAAAACTTAGCGAAATATTTCCAAAAAAATCAAAAAGCCAAATTTGTCGTTTTTAATCGCACACTTGAAAACGCAAATGCATTAGCTGAGGAGTTAAATGCTGAGGCTTATCCGCTTGCTTGCATTGGCGAATACAAAGAAGGTTTTGATATTCTGATTACATGTACCGGTGCTCCCACATCAATTATTGATAATACCTTGTACCAATCACTATTAAATGGTGAAACCGACAAGAAAATTATCATTGATTTAGCTGTTCCAAATGATATTGATGCCGAAGTTGTCAAAAATCACCCGATTCATTACATCGAAGTCAGTAGTCTACAAGCTATTGCGGAGAAAAATATCCAGGAACGTTATAATGAGTTGGATAGTGCAGAAAAAATCATCCAAGACAATATTCAGGAATTCTTACCACTCATCAAACAGAGACGCGTAGAGGTTGCCATGCGTGAAGTTCCTGAAAAAATTAAAGAAATCAAATCATTTGCTTTAAACGAGGTCTTTGCACAAGAAGTACAGGCATTGACACCTGAAGCAAGAGAAGTATTGGAAAAAGTCATCAACTATATGGAAAAGAAATACATCAAAGTTCCAATGGTAATGGCGAAAGAGATTTTGGTTAAAACACCTGAGACCGAGAAAAACTAA